In one Candidatus Nitronereus thalassa genomic region, the following are encoded:
- a CDS encoding DegT/DnrJ/EryC1/StrS family aminotransferase, whose product MSIQSLSVSSLPHIRPQFLSYHVPSIGEEEIRSVVETLRSGWLTTGAKVKQFEQDFGAKVCAQHAVALNSCTAALHLALEAVGVKEGDEVIVPTMTFAATGEVVTYLGAKPILIDCRPDDLTLDVTQIEKLITPRTKAIIPVHFAGHPCEMIPLMELAKAYNLRVIEDAAHALPAWYQGVQVGSIGDITCFSFYATKTITTGEGGMATTQNETWADKMRMMSLHGISRNAWSRYSANGSWSYDICHAGHKYNLTDLAASLGIEQLKKCDQFQKTREQYAGLYNQGFKDLPEIIRPSVADNVQHAWHLYVMQLDVERLRIGRNEFIEILKNYNIGTSVHFIPLHLHPYYRQTFGYQPEDFPNARACFERIISLPIYPKMTEADIEYVIEVVREIIRTYRR is encoded by the coding sequence ATGAGTATTCAAAGTTTGTCGGTTTCCTCTTTGCCACATATTCGGCCTCAATTTCTTTCGTACCACGTTCCTTCAATTGGAGAAGAAGAGATTCGCTCTGTGGTGGAAACGCTACGTTCAGGCTGGTTGACGACCGGCGCCAAAGTAAAGCAATTCGAACAAGATTTCGGTGCAAAAGTTTGTGCCCAACATGCGGTGGCACTCAATTCTTGTACGGCTGCTTTGCACTTAGCTTTGGAGGCCGTTGGGGTAAAGGAAGGGGATGAAGTCATCGTTCCGACGATGACTTTTGCCGCGACAGGGGAAGTGGTGACTTATTTGGGTGCGAAGCCAATTTTAATTGATTGTCGCCCTGATGATCTTACCCTTGATGTCACCCAAATCGAGAAATTAATCACCCCGAGGACGAAAGCCATTATTCCGGTTCATTTTGCTGGCCATCCATGTGAGATGATCCCACTTATGGAACTGGCAAAAGCGTACAATTTACGAGTAATCGAAGATGCGGCTCATGCGCTTCCGGCATGGTACCAAGGCGTGCAGGTCGGGTCGATTGGAGATATTACGTGTTTTTCATTTTATGCGACCAAAACCATTACCACTGGAGAGGGGGGGATGGCGACGACGCAAAATGAAACATGGGCGGACAAAATGCGAATGATGAGTCTGCACGGGATCAGTCGAAATGCCTGGAGTCGGTATAGCGCCAATGGTTCATGGAGTTACGATATTTGCCATGCAGGGCATAAATATAATTTGACAGATCTTGCTGCCAGCCTGGGAATTGAACAGCTCAAAAAATGTGATCAGTTCCAAAAAACTCGAGAACAGTATGCGGGGTTATATAACCAGGGATTCAAGGATCTACCAGAAATTATCAGGCCTTCAGTCGCGGATAATGTGCAGCATGCCTGGCATTTGTATGTCATGCAGTTAGATGTGGAGCGATTGCGAATCGGACGAAATGAATTTATCGAAATACTAAAAAATTACAATATCGGCACGAGTGTTCATTTCATTCCATTGCACCTTCACCCGTATTACCGACAGACCTTTGGATACCAACCTGAAGACTTTCCCAATGCTCGTGCCTGTTTTGAACGGATTATATCCTTGCCTATTTATCCAAAAATGACTGAAGCGGATATTGAGTATGTGATCGAAGTTGTCCGCGAAATTATTAGGACCTATCGACGATGA